A stretch of Corynebacterium timonense DNA encodes these proteins:
- the ilvD gene encoding dihydroxy-acid dehydratase, with protein MIPLRSRVTTVGRQAAGARALWRATGTQENEFGKPIVAIVNSYTQFVPGHVHLKDVGDIVAKAVRAAGGIPKEFNTIAVDDGIAMGHSGMLYSLPSREIISDSVEYMINAHTVDAMVCISNCDKITPGMLNAAMRLNIPAVFVSGGPMEAGKAIAVGGVTKPKSDLIDAIALSADDSVSDDQLDEVANNACPTCGSCSGMFTANSMNCLTEALGLSLPGNGTTLATHTARRALFEKAGETIVELCNRYYGEGDESVLPRSIASEHAFRNAMALDMAMGGSTNTILHILAAAQEGEVDFDLSDIDDLSHRIPCLSKVAPNGDAHVEDVHRAGGIPAILGELNRAGLLHSDVHTVAYPSLDAWLSDWDIRSDAPLDEAVELYHAAPGGQRTTEAFSQSARWSSLDTDSATGVIHDVDHPFTSDGGLVVLRGNLAPDGAILKTAGVEEGLWEFSGPARVVDSQEQAVSTILAREVQEGEVVVIRYEGPAGGPGMQEMLHPTSFLKGAGLGKKCALITDGRFSGGTSGLSIGHISPEAAHGGLIGLIEDGDTISISVSRRELTLDVDAEVLAERRAAMEASDAPWTPNRTRTVTKALRAYAKMATSADKGAVRRVD; from the coding sequence GTGATCCCCCTTCGCTCACGAGTGACAACCGTCGGCCGCCAGGCCGCAGGCGCCCGCGCCCTGTGGCGCGCCACGGGCACGCAAGAAAACGAGTTTGGCAAACCGATCGTGGCCATCGTGAACTCCTACACGCAGTTCGTCCCCGGCCACGTCCACCTCAAAGACGTCGGCGACATCGTGGCCAAGGCAGTGCGCGCCGCTGGCGGCATCCCGAAAGAGTTCAACACGATCGCCGTCGACGACGGCATCGCCATGGGCCACTCCGGCATGCTGTACTCCCTGCCGTCGCGGGAGATCATCTCCGACTCCGTGGAGTACATGATCAACGCGCACACCGTCGACGCGATGGTGTGCATCTCCAACTGCGACAAGATCACCCCCGGCATGCTCAACGCCGCGATGCGCCTCAACATCCCCGCCGTGTTCGTCTCCGGCGGGCCCATGGAGGCCGGCAAGGCAATCGCCGTCGGCGGCGTGACCAAGCCGAAGTCGGATCTGATCGACGCAATCGCGCTGTCCGCCGACGACAGCGTCAGCGACGACCAGCTCGACGAGGTTGCCAACAACGCCTGCCCCACCTGCGGCTCGTGCTCGGGCATGTTCACCGCCAACTCGATGAACTGCCTGACCGAGGCCCTCGGCCTGTCGCTGCCGGGCAACGGCACGACGCTGGCGACGCACACCGCGCGCCGCGCGCTGTTTGAGAAGGCCGGGGAGACCATCGTCGAGCTGTGCAACCGCTACTACGGCGAGGGCGATGAGTCCGTCTTGCCGCGCTCAATCGCCTCCGAGCACGCCTTCCGCAACGCGATGGCGCTGGACATGGCCATGGGCGGGTCCACCAACACGATCCTGCACATCCTCGCCGCGGCACAGGAGGGCGAGGTCGACTTCGACCTCAGCGACATCGACGACCTCTCACACCGCATCCCCTGCCTCTCCAAGGTCGCCCCCAACGGCGACGCCCACGTCGAGGACGTGCACCGCGCCGGCGGCATCCCGGCCATCCTGGGCGAGCTCAACCGCGCGGGCCTGTTGCACTCGGACGTCCACACCGTGGCTTACCCCAGCCTCGACGCGTGGTTGTCCGACTGGGACATCCGCTCCGACGCCCCCCTCGATGAGGCCGTCGAACTCTACCACGCCGCCCCCGGCGGCCAGCGCACCACGGAGGCTTTCTCGCAGTCCGCGCGGTGGTCGTCCCTGGACACGGACTCGGCCACCGGCGTTATCCACGACGTCGACCACCCCTTCACCTCCGACGGCGGGCTCGTCGTCCTGCGCGGCAATCTTGCGCCGGACGGGGCGATCCTGAAGACCGCGGGCGTCGAGGAAGGGCTGTGGGAGTTCTCCGGCCCAGCCCGCGTCGTCGATTCGCAGGAGCAGGCCGTTTCCACCATCCTGGCCCGCGAGGTGCAGGAGGGCGAGGTCGTGGTCATCCGCTACGAGGGCCCCGCCGGCGGCCCGGGCATGCAGGAGATGCTGCACCCGACGTCCTTCCTTAAGGGCGCGGGCCTAGGTAAGAAGTGCGCGCTCATCACCGACGGCCGCTTCTCCGGCGGCACCTCCGGACTGTCCATCGGCCACATCTCCCCCGAGGCGGCGCACGGCGGCCTCATCGGTCTGATCGAAGACGGAGACACCATCTCGATCTCCGTGTCGCGCCGCGAGCTGACCCTCGACGTCGACGCCGAGGTTCTCGCCGAGCGCCGGGCCGCGATGGAGGCCTCGGACGCGCCGTGGACGCCGAACCGCACCCGCACGGTGACGAAGGCACTGCGCGCCTACGCCAAGATGGCGACGAGCGCGGACAAGGGCGCCGTGCGGCGCGTCGATTAG
- a CDS encoding DoxX family protein — translation MSDNTRRDVTSEDFDDLPEVPTYTGETGSTKVPTPPQDIYQRTGKAAPTEVFPASPTPAPAPAAAPAAVPFAGEPTEYLAPGEAGPLGEEVVAEPLARRGTTDFGLLLLRVLVGGYLILDALKVFFGLGGSAGIAGLEGEFAAYPYGEALAVVVPTLELAAGVFLVLGLLAPVAALVALAVTGFLLAHVVAASPAGANPFTWDAAVWLAVFVFAASLVLQFTGPGLYGVDAGRSWARRPLASSWICAALGVAAAGVMWWFGTGINPLA, via the coding sequence ATGAGTGACAACACACGGCGTGACGTAACCTCCGAGGACTTCGACGACCTGCCGGAGGTTCCCACCTACACGGGCGAGACAGGGAGCACAAAAGTTCCCACGCCCCCGCAGGATATTTACCAGCGCACTGGAAAAGCCGCCCCGACCGAGGTGTTCCCGGCGAGCCCCACGCCCGCGCCAGCGCCCGCCGCAGCGCCAGCGGCCGTGCCTTTTGCCGGGGAGCCCACCGAGTACCTGGCCCCGGGCGAGGCGGGCCCGCTCGGCGAGGAGGTCGTCGCCGAGCCCCTCGCGCGGCGCGGCACCACCGACTTCGGCCTGCTTCTGCTGCGGGTACTGGTCGGCGGCTACCTCATCCTCGACGCTCTGAAGGTCTTCTTTGGCCTCGGCGGTTCCGCCGGGATCGCTGGGCTCGAAGGGGAGTTTGCTGCGTACCCGTACGGAGAGGCGCTCGCCGTCGTTGTCCCCACCCTTGAGCTCGCCGCCGGAGTGTTCCTCGTGCTCGGCCTACTCGCCCCTGTCGCGGCGTTGGTCGCGCTTGCGGTCACGGGCTTCCTGCTGGCCCACGTGGTGGCCGCCTCCCCCGCGGGGGCAAACCCGTTCACGTGGGACGCGGCCGTGTGGCTGGCCGTGTTTGTGTTCGCCGCGAGCCTCGTGCTGCAGTTCACGGGCCCAGGCCTCTACGGCGTGGACGCGGGACGCAGCTGGGCCCGACGCCCCCTGGCCAGCTCGTGGATCTGCGCGGCGCTTGGCGTCGCCGCCGCGGGCGTGATGTGGTGGTTTGGCACCGGCATCAACCCGCTGGCCTAG
- a CDS encoding membrane protein, with product MRKSVTVALAFVGLLVGAGFASGQETMQYFLAYGYWGIVGAIVAGITIVVVGATLFQLGSYYLADDHSAVFRHVSYPAVSAFMDVATMLTLFSIGFVMIAGAGSNLDQQFGFPTWVGAAIMTVFLLLSGFLDVDKLTRVISAITPFLILAVLAALVVTILNMPEHIGGLNELALQNEPTAGVFNNWLVSALNYAALCIIMAVSMILVIAGSQLNPREAGVGGLIGGMLYAALLVVLVFIIFLNMESAVGADFPLLMVFNTMHPAVGVIVAIVIYMMVYNTAVGMFYAMARRITASHPERFRPVYFTVVLIGFALSFIGFADLVSWVYPVLGYLGMVLIVVMVVSWLKGRAGINAETRRRERLTSLATSALDPGEDDLTPDQRREVESLVDASNVHDSRLWQSVQEEVAADLDADPSSEFSLEDNPALNPEADSYDGAPAAEDAPINWAAYEEMYETGSFPAVSPHDDNKR from the coding sequence ATGAGAAAATCGGTAACGGTCGCCCTCGCCTTCGTTGGTCTCCTCGTCGGCGCTGGGTTCGCCTCGGGCCAGGAGACCATGCAGTATTTCCTTGCGTACGGATACTGGGGCATCGTCGGGGCAATCGTCGCCGGCATCACCATCGTCGTGGTCGGCGCGACCCTGTTCCAGCTCGGATCCTACTACCTCGCTGACGACCACAGCGCCGTGTTCCGCCACGTGTCCTACCCGGCCGTGTCCGCCTTCATGGATGTCGCGACCATGCTGACGCTGTTTTCCATCGGCTTCGTCATGATCGCCGGCGCGGGCTCCAACTTGGACCAGCAGTTCGGCTTCCCCACCTGGGTCGGCGCCGCCATCATGACGGTGTTCCTTCTCCTGTCGGGCTTTTTGGACGTCGATAAGCTGACGCGGGTTATTTCGGCGATCACGCCCTTCCTCATCCTTGCCGTGCTCGCCGCCCTGGTGGTGACCATCCTCAACATGCCCGAGCACATCGGCGGACTCAACGAACTGGCCCTGCAGAACGAGCCGACCGCTGGCGTGTTCAACAACTGGCTGGTCTCGGCGTTGAACTACGCCGCGCTGTGCATCATCATGGCCGTATCCATGATCCTCGTCATCGCCGGCTCCCAGCTCAACCCGCGCGAGGCGGGCGTCGGCGGCCTGATCGGCGGCATGCTCTACGCCGCGCTGCTCGTCGTCCTCGTCTTCATCATCTTCCTCAACATGGAGTCGGCGGTCGGCGCGGACTTCCCGCTGCTCATGGTGTTTAACACGATGCACCCGGCGGTGGGCGTGATCGTGGCCATCGTCATTTACATGATGGTCTACAACACTGCGGTGGGAATGTTCTACGCCATGGCGCGGCGCATCACCGCCTCGCACCCGGAGCGCTTCCGCCCGGTGTACTTCACGGTGGTGCTCATCGGGTTTGCCCTCTCCTTTATCGGCTTCGCCGACCTGGTCAGCTGGGTCTACCCGGTGCTGGGCTACCTCGGCATGGTGCTCATCGTGGTCATGGTCGTCTCGTGGCTCAAGGGTCGGGCTGGCATCAACGCGGAGACCCGTCGCCGCGAGCGCCTCACCAGCCTGGCCACCAGCGCGCTCGACCCCGGCGAGGACGACCTCACGCCGGACCAACGCCGCGAGGTGGAAAGCCTTGTCGACGCCTCCAACGTCCACGATTCGCGCCTGTGGCAGTCGGTGCAGGAGGAGGTCGCCGCGGACCTTGACGCCGACCCCTCGAGCGAGTTCTCGCTCGAGGACAACCCGGCGCTTAACCCCGAGGCCGACTCCTACGACGGCGCCCCCGCGGCCGAGGACGCCCCGATCAACTGGGCGGCCTACGAGGAGATGTACGAGACCGGGTCCTTCCCGGCCGTCTCCCCGCACGACGACAACAAGCGCTAA
- the gatB gene encoding Asp-tRNA(Asn)/Glu-tRNA(Gln) amidotransferase subunit GatB encodes MTAYDLMDYSEVLEKYDPVMGLEVHVELATETKMFSTASAHFGAEPNTNIDPVSLGLPGALPVVNAKGVEWAIKIGLALNCTIAERSRFARKNYFYPDQPKNYQISQYDEPIAYDGYLDVVLEDGTEWRVEIERAHMEEDTGKLTHLGSASGRITGATASLVDCNRAGIPLIEIVTKPIIGAGERAPEVAKAYVGALRELVKALGVSDARMDQGSMRCDANVSLRPIGQEAFGTRTETKNINSLKSVEQAVRFEMMRQGAALDKGEEIVQETRHYQEKDGTTSKGRPKEEASDYRYFNDPDLPPVVATPEWVEEIRATLPELPWVRRARIQEEWQLPEKEFRDLVNAGALDLVADTVEAGTTPDEARAWWVSYIMSKANELGRDLDAVGVEPTDVARVVELVKEGKLTTKLGRQAIDGVIEGEGSVDEVVDKRGLEVVRDDGAIEKAVDDALAANPDIVEKYRAGNTKVTGAIVGAVMKATQGKADPGQVNKLIADKLK; translated from the coding sequence ATGACTGCCTACGACCTGATGGATTACAGCGAGGTGCTGGAGAAATACGACCCGGTGATGGGGCTCGAGGTGCACGTCGAGCTCGCCACCGAGACGAAGATGTTCTCCACCGCCTCGGCGCACTTCGGCGCTGAGCCCAATACCAACATTGACCCCGTGTCGCTGGGCTTGCCGGGGGCGCTTCCGGTCGTCAACGCCAAGGGCGTCGAGTGGGCCATCAAGATTGGCCTGGCGCTCAACTGCACAATCGCGGAGCGCTCGCGCTTCGCACGCAAGAACTACTTCTACCCGGACCAGCCGAAAAACTACCAGATCTCGCAGTACGACGAGCCGATTGCCTACGACGGATACCTCGACGTCGTCCTTGAGGACGGGACCGAATGGCGCGTGGAGATCGAGCGTGCGCACATGGAAGAGGACACCGGCAAGCTGACGCACCTCGGCTCGGCGTCGGGCCGGATCACGGGCGCCACCGCCTCCCTCGTGGACTGCAACCGCGCGGGCATCCCCTTGATCGAGATCGTGACCAAGCCCATCATCGGAGCAGGAGAGCGCGCCCCCGAGGTGGCCAAGGCGTACGTCGGGGCGCTGCGCGAGCTGGTCAAGGCGCTCGGCGTCTCCGACGCCCGCATGGACCAGGGCAGCATGCGTTGCGACGCCAACGTGTCCCTGCGCCCGATCGGCCAGGAGGCGTTTGGCACCCGCACCGAGACGAAGAACATCAACTCGCTGAAGTCGGTGGAGCAGGCCGTGCGCTTCGAGATGATGCGCCAGGGCGCAGCGCTCGATAAGGGGGAGGAGATCGTCCAAGAGACCCGCCACTATCAGGAGAAGGACGGGACCACCTCGAAGGGGCGCCCGAAGGAGGAGGCGAGCGACTACCGCTACTTCAACGACCCAGACTTGCCGCCGGTGGTGGCCACCCCGGAGTGGGTCGAGGAGATCCGCGCGACGCTGCCGGAGCTGCCGTGGGTGCGCCGCGCGCGCATCCAGGAGGAGTGGCAACTGCCGGAAAAGGAGTTCCGCGACCTTGTCAACGCCGGCGCGCTCGACCTCGTGGCGGACACCGTCGAGGCCGGGACCACGCCGGACGAAGCGCGCGCATGGTGGGTGTCCTACATCATGTCCAAGGCGAACGAGCTCGGCCGCGACCTCGATGCGGTCGGGGTGGAGCCGACAGACGTCGCCCGGGTCGTTGAGCTGGTCAAGGAAGGCAAGCTCACGACGAAGCTCGGGCGCCAGGCCATCGACGGCGTCATCGAGGGGGAGGGCAGCGTCGACGAGGTCGTCGATAAGCGAGGCCTTGAGGTCGTGCGCGACGACGGCGCCATCGAGAAGGCTGTCGACGACGCGCTCGCCGCGAACCCCGACATCGTGGAGAAGTACCGGGCCGGAAACACAAAGGTTACCGGTGCGATCGTCGGCGCGGTGATGAAGGCGACGCAGGGCAAGGCGGACCCTGGCCAGGTGAACAAGCTCATCGCCGACAAGCTGAAGTAA
- a CDS encoding GNAT family N-acetyltransferase, with protein sequence MMNAQRAAAVVPLMSSGSAQDGGMVLGSSPVRLEPLSSTHAEDLARAAATLPDIWYVDHVPAPEGVGEQIAFLVASDNYRPWAIIDAAANRAVGITCIYNVDEHNKHCELGHTWISADVQGSYVNPAAKLLLLTHVFEDLRFMRAEFRCHTMNFQSRRALERLGAKFEGELRRYRIMNNGTVRDSRIYSILDYEWPMVKCGLEARLA encoded by the coding sequence ATGATGAACGCGCAGCGCGCCGCAGCGGTCGTACCGCTCATGAGCTCGGGGTCCGCACAGGACGGTGGCATGGTCCTCGGCAGCTCCCCGGTTCGCCTCGAACCACTCTCGTCCACGCACGCCGAGGACCTTGCCCGCGCCGCCGCCACCCTGCCCGACATTTGGTACGTCGACCACGTGCCCGCCCCCGAGGGCGTCGGTGAGCAGATTGCCTTCCTCGTGGCGAGCGACAACTACCGCCCGTGGGCCATTATCGACGCCGCAGCGAACCGCGCCGTCGGCATCACCTGCATCTACAACGTCGACGAGCACAACAAGCACTGCGAGCTCGGCCACACCTGGATTTCCGCCGACGTCCAAGGCAGCTACGTCAACCCGGCGGCCAAGCTCCTGCTGCTCACCCACGTCTTCGAGGATCTTCGCTTCATGCGCGCCGAGTTCCGGTGCCATACCATGAATTTCCAGTCCCGCCGCGCGCTGGAGCGGCTCGGCGCCAAGTTCGAGGGAGAGCTGCGCCGCTACCGCATCATGAACAACGGCACGGTGCGCGATTCGCGCATTTACTCCATCCTCGACTACGAGTGGCCCATGGTGAAGTGCGGGCTGGAGGCGCGCCTGGCGTAG
- a CDS encoding ATP-dependent 6-phosphofructokinase gives MRLATLTSGGDCPGLNAVIRGIVRTANAEYGSTVVGYRDGWVGLMEDRREDLYDDAFIDSILLRGGTILGTGRLHPDKFKAGLDQIKENLSDAGVDALIAIGGEGTLKGAQWLSDNGIPVVGVPKTIDNDVASTDYTFGFDTAVSVATDAIDRLHTTAESHNRILIVEVMGRHVGWIALHAGMAGGAHYTVIPEEPFDIADICKAMERRFQMGEKYGIIVVAEGAVPKEGTMDGDLGEEDEFGHITFNGMGQIIADEVKNRLGYDVRTTVLGHIQRGGTPTAFDRVLATRYGVHAARAAHEGNFGTCVALHGEDIELVGLADAVAHLKTVPAGRYATARTMFT, from the coding sequence ATGCGACTCGCCACACTCACCTCCGGCGGTGACTGCCCGGGCCTCAACGCCGTCATCCGCGGTATCGTCCGCACAGCGAACGCCGAGTACGGCTCCACCGTCGTAGGCTACCGCGACGGCTGGGTCGGCCTCATGGAGGACCGGCGCGAGGACCTGTACGACGACGCCTTTATCGATTCCATCCTCCTGCGCGGCGGCACCATCCTCGGGACTGGGCGCCTCCACCCGGATAAGTTCAAGGCGGGGCTGGACCAGATCAAGGAGAACCTGAGCGACGCCGGGGTCGACGCGCTCATCGCGATCGGCGGCGAGGGCACCCTCAAGGGCGCACAGTGGCTGTCCGACAACGGCATCCCCGTCGTCGGGGTGCCCAAGACAATCGACAACGACGTCGCGTCCACCGACTACACCTTCGGCTTCGACACCGCCGTGTCCGTGGCCACCGACGCCATCGACAGGCTCCACACCACCGCGGAGTCGCACAACCGCATCCTCATCGTCGAGGTCATGGGACGGCACGTCGGCTGGATCGCCCTGCACGCCGGCATGGCGGGAGGGGCGCACTACACCGTCATCCCCGAGGAACCCTTCGACATCGCCGACATCTGCAAGGCCATGGAGCGACGCTTCCAGATGGGCGAGAAATACGGCATCATCGTCGTCGCCGAGGGCGCCGTACCCAAAGAAGGCACCATGGACGGGGACCTCGGTGAGGAGGACGAGTTCGGCCACATCACCTTCAACGGCATGGGCCAGATCATCGCAGACGAGGTGAAAAACCGCCTCGGCTACGACGTACGCACCACCGTCCTCGGCCACATCCAGCGCGGAGGCACCCCGACCGCCTTCGACCGCGTGCTGGCCACCCGTTACGGGGTCCACGCCGCCCGCGCGGCCCACGAGGGAAACTTCGGCACCTGCGTGGCCCTGCACGGCGAAGACATCGAGCTTGTCGGCCTCGCAGATGCCGTCGCTCACCTCAAGACGGTGCCGGCGGGCCGCTACGCCACGGCGCGCACGATGTTCACATAA
- the gatA gene encoding Asp-tRNA(Asn)/Glu-tRNA(Gln) amidotransferase subunit GatA, which yields MTEYTLPADGITSLPAHELAQKIQSGELTSRAVTEAFLARIAETDDELGAFLHVGADEALAAADAVDAQVAAGEQPASALAGVPLALKDLLVTTDAPTTAASKILEGYMSPYDATVVAKLREAGIPILGKTNLDEFAMGSSTENSAYKHTKNPHDLERVPGGSGGGTAAALAAGQAPLGIGTDTGGSIRQPASLTGTVGVKPTYGAVSRYGVIACASSLDQVGPCANNVLDTALLHEIIAGHDEFDATSVEREVADVVAAAREGASGDLNGLRIGRVAQFDRPGTQQGVTDVVEAAYAQLEKQGAEIIEVDCPAFDDVMGAYYLIQMSEVSSNLARFDGMRYGLREGDDGTRSAEEVMAATRGAGFGPEVKRRILLGTYALSVGYYDAYYLQAQRVRTLIAEDFRRAFERVDVIAGPAVPQTAFRLGDKVDDPLAMYNFDLFTLPLNLAGLPGMSVPAGTAPDTGLPVGLQLIAPAFEDDRLYRVGAAFEAGLEAERNG from the coding sequence ATGACCGAGTACACCCTGCCGGCAGACGGCATTACCAGCCTGCCCGCCCACGAACTGGCGCAGAAGATCCAGTCCGGCGAGCTGACCTCCCGCGCGGTCACTGAGGCCTTCCTCGCCCGCATCGCGGAAACCGACGACGAACTTGGCGCCTTCCTCCACGTGGGCGCCGACGAGGCGCTCGCCGCCGCGGACGCCGTCGACGCGCAGGTCGCCGCGGGAGAGCAGCCCGCCTCGGCCCTGGCCGGCGTGCCGCTGGCGCTCAAAGACCTGCTGGTTACCACCGACGCTCCGACCACCGCGGCGTCCAAAATCCTCGAGGGCTACATGAGCCCCTACGACGCCACCGTGGTGGCCAAGCTGCGTGAGGCCGGCATCCCGATTTTGGGCAAGACCAACCTCGACGAGTTCGCTATGGGCTCGTCGACCGAGAACTCCGCGTACAAGCACACGAAGAACCCTCACGACCTCGAGCGCGTGCCCGGCGGCTCCGGCGGCGGCACGGCCGCGGCGCTCGCCGCGGGCCAGGCCCCGCTCGGCATCGGCACCGACACGGGCGGGTCGATCCGCCAGCCCGCCTCCCTGACCGGCACCGTCGGCGTCAAACCCACGTACGGCGCCGTCTCGCGCTACGGCGTCATCGCCTGTGCCTCCTCGCTCGACCAGGTTGGCCCGTGCGCCAACAATGTCCTGGACACGGCGCTGCTGCACGAGATCATCGCCGGCCACGACGAGTTCGACGCCACCTCCGTCGAGCGTGAGGTCGCCGATGTCGTCGCCGCAGCGCGCGAGGGCGCGTCCGGCGACCTGAACGGCCTGCGCATCGGCCGAGTCGCGCAGTTCGATCGCCCGGGCACCCAACAGGGCGTCACCGACGTCGTCGAGGCCGCCTACGCCCAGCTAGAGAAGCAGGGCGCCGAGATCATCGAGGTGGACTGCCCGGCCTTCGACGACGTCATGGGCGCCTACTACCTCATCCAGATGTCCGAGGTCTCCTCCAACCTCGCGCGCTTCGACGGCATGCGCTACGGCCTGCGGGAGGGTGACGACGGCACCCGCTCCGCGGAAGAGGTCATGGCGGCGACCCGCGGGGCCGGCTTCGGCCCCGAGGTCAAGCGCCGCATCCTGCTGGGCACCTACGCCCTGTCCGTCGGCTACTACGACGCCTACTACCTGCAGGCGCAGCGCGTGCGCACCCTCATCGCCGAGGACTTCCGGCGTGCCTTCGAGCGCGTCGACGTCATCGCCGGCCCCGCGGTCCCACAGACCGCCTTCAGGCTCGGCGACAAGGTCGACGACCCGCTGGCAATGTACAACTTCGACCTGTTCACCCTGCCGCTCAACCTCGCCGGCCTGCCCGGCATGTCCGTGCCCGCGGGTACCGCCCCCGACACCGGCCTGCCGGTGGGGTTGCAGCTGATCGCCCCCGCGTTCGAGGACGACCGGCTCTACCGCGTCGGCGCTGCGTTTGAGGCTGGGCTCGAGGCCGAGCGCAACGGCTAG
- the gatC gene encoding Asp-tRNA(Asn)/Glu-tRNA(Gln) amidotransferase subunit GatC: protein MSETSGISRDEVSHIAKLARIAMSEEELDDIAVQLDTIVDAVSKVQKVDTEGVEPMSHPHSLEAGMRPDVEKKTLTQQQALDQAPAVEDERFVVPQILGEGE, encoded by the coding sequence TTGTCTGAAACCTCAGGGATCTCACGCGACGAAGTCTCCCACATTGCCAAGCTCGCCCGCATCGCCATGAGCGAGGAGGAGCTCGACGACATCGCCGTGCAGCTCGATACCATCGTCGATGCAGTGTCCAAGGTGCAAAAAGTCGACACCGAGGGCGTCGAGCCGATGAGCCACCCGCACTCGCTCGAGGCGGGCATGCGCCCCGACGTGGAAAAGAAGACCCTCACCCAGCAGCAGGCGCTCGACCAGGCGCCCGCGGTGGAGGACGAGCGTTTTGTCGTTCCGCAGATCCTCGGGGAAGGTGAGTAA
- a CDS encoding amino acid-binding ACT, producing the protein MSYLIRVTLPDQPGSLGQLAEAFGMIDADIRSVDIVETDASGAVTDDIVVDLPTGTLVDALITAAASLDDVEVDGIRPFTGRVDRRGQVEMLARIASRTNDVTAAMEELVSVMPQALTSSWAVVLEDTGGGLRRIAASQAAPSDDGSSPAAIGVDSARILHQESDVWVPEPWWLLETTVAACPLTGTDLLLVIGRVGGPDFLASEVSQIGDLGTIIGALLRC; encoded by the coding sequence ATGTCCTACCTCATCCGCGTGACCCTTCCCGACCAGCCGGGCAGCCTCGGCCAACTCGCGGAGGCGTTCGGGATGATCGATGCCGACATCCGTTCCGTGGATATCGTGGAGACCGACGCCAGCGGCGCCGTCACCGACGACATCGTCGTCGACCTTCCCACGGGCACGCTTGTCGACGCCCTCATCACCGCCGCCGCCAGCCTGGACGACGTCGAGGTCGACGGCATCCGCCCGTTCACCGGCCGGGTAGACCGCCGCGGCCAGGTGGAAATGCTCGCGCGGATTGCCTCCCGGACGAACGACGTCACCGCAGCGATGGAGGAGCTCGTCTCCGTCATGCCGCAGGCCTTGACCTCCTCGTGGGCCGTCGTCCTCGAGGACACCGGCGGCGGCCTGCGCCGGATCGCGGCGTCGCAAGCAGCCCCCTCCGACGACGGCTCCTCCCCAGCCGCTATCGGGGTCGACTCGGCGCGGATCCTGCACCAGGAGTCCGACGTGTGGGTGCCGGAGCCGTGGTGGCTGCTGGAGACGACGGTCGCGGCCTGCCCCCTGACGGGCACGGACCTGCTGCTCGTCATCGGGCGCGTCGGCGGGCCGGACTTTCTCGCCTCAGAGGTCTCGCAGATCGGAGACTTAGGCACGATCATCGGGGCATTGTTGCGCTGCTAA
- a CDS encoding winged helix-turn-helix domain-containing protein produces MTSTDSDRTASHLTDRITDLEQRVAALEDASAPASDTPPPLVPGTSLPDIVAAVKNSPDLTDGAVMFGGSVTSGSRTFDYQWVRPTHWVADNEWDDQIERLAALAHPIRGEILRRLLCAPGTAAELVSEGVVSSAGTAYHHLNALQSAGWVAKTSGSYSVPASRVIPLMTIITAAEAH; encoded by the coding sequence ATGACATCCACTGACTCCGACCGCACCGCTTCCCACCTCACGGACCGCATCACCGACCTCGAACAACGCGTCGCCGCGCTCGAAGACGCCTCCGCACCCGCCTCGGACACGCCTCCCCCGCTCGTCCCGGGCACCTCCCTGCCCGACATCGTCGCCGCCGTCAAGAACTCCCCCGATCTGACCGACGGCGCCGTCATGTTCGGCGGCTCCGTCACCTCCGGCAGCCGCACCTTCGACTACCAGTGGGTCCGTCCCACGCACTGGGTCGCCGACAACGAGTGGGACGATCAGATCGAGCGTCTTGCGGCGCTTGCCCACCCGATCCGCGGCGAGATCCTGCGCCGCCTCCTGTGTGCTCCCGGCACGGCCGCCGAGCTCGTGAGCGAAGGCGTCGTCTCCTCCGCCGGCACGGCCTACCACCACCTCAACGCCCTCCAGTCCGCCGGGTGGGTGGCCAAGACCTCCGGCTCCTACTCCGTCCCCGCCAGCCGGGTCATCCCCCTCATGACCATCATTACTGCTGCGGAGGCCCACTGA